CGATGAGCGAGACCACGTTGATCTCGAAATCGTCGCGGCGGTCGTTGCCGATGCGCATGGCCTTTTCAGCCCGCTTCCTGGCCGGCCGCCCGCCGCGACCTCGGCGCCGCCGGCGCGGCGGCGGTGAGCTCGTCGAGCAGCAAGGTGGCCTGCTGCTCCATCTCCACGCAGTAGCCGTCCACCTTGGCGCGGAAATAGCGGTGCAGCACGTAGGCCGGAATCGCCACGACCAGGCCGCTGGCGGTACAGATCAGCGCCTCGCCGATGCCGCCGGCCATGCGCGTCGGGTCGGCCATGCCGCCGGCCATCACCTGCATGAACATGCGGATCAGGCCGATCACCGTGCCGAGCAGGCCGAGCAGCGGGCCGATCAGCGCGATGGTACCGAGCGTGGTGAGGTAGCGCTCCATGCGATGCACGACGTGGCGGCCGGTGTCCTCGATGCGCTCCTTGATTTCCTCGCGCGGACGGTTGCGCACCGACAGCGCGGCGGCCAGCAGCTGGCCAAGCGGCGAACCCTCGGCGAGGGCCTGGAGGTGGGCCGGATCGAGCTGGCCGCGGCGCGCCCATGCGCGCACCTCCTCGCCCAGACCCGGCGGCAGCACGGCCTTGCGGCGCAGCGTCCAGCAGCGCTCCAGCACGATCGCCAGGGCGACTGCCGAGCAAATGAGGATGGGCACCATCGCCCAGCCACCGGCAAGCAGGATATCGAGCACGCGGGATGACCCCTCGAAAAAACCATTGCGGAAAACAAGCTGATGATAACAGCCGCCCCCTGCTCCTCCGACGCACCGACGCAAGGCGCGGCGTGAACTCATTCACGCCAGTAGCGTGGCGTGTCCGGTCGCCAGCGGCGCAGCACCCGGGGGACGCCCTCCGGCGGCACCTCCACGGCCAGCGCGCCATCTTCCGCGGTGTCGAGCAGCTCGATACCGGCCTGGCGATAGCGCTGCACCACCAGCGGATGCGGATGCCCGAAACGGTTACGCCAGCCGGCCGAAACCAGCGCCAGGCTCGGCTCGAGTGCGGCGATGAACGCCGCGCTGGAAGAGCTGCGGCTGCCGTGGTGCGGCACCTGCAGGATCAACGCGCGGCCATCGCCGGCCGGTACCGCCGCGGCCACCGCCGGCTCGACGCGCCGGTCGATGTCGCCGGTGAGCAGCAGCCGACCGCCGGCGCCTTCGACCAGCAACACGCAGGAACGCTGGTTGCCCTTGGCCACAGGCGCAGCCTCCGCCGACGGCCACAACACGCGCAGCCGCACGCCGTCCCATTGCCAGTGCTGGCCTGCCCGGCAGGCGCCGGTCGGCATGCGCATGCGCGCCGGCTCGCCGGCCCAGCGCGTAGCCTCGGGAAAGACTGCGGCCACGGCCGCCGCGCCGCCGGCGTGATCGTTGTCGGCGTGGCTCACCATCAGCACGTCCAGCCGATCGATACCGAGCGCATGCAACGCCGGCGTCACCACCGCCGCGCCGAGGTCGAAGCCGGAGGGGTAGGCCGCACCCGCGTCGTAAAGCAGCGCGTGGTGCGCCGTCTCCACCGCCACCGACAGCCCCTGGCCGACGTCCAGCATGTAGATGCGGAAAGCGCCGTCAGCCAAAGCCGGACGCGGCGGCCACAGCAGCGGCAGGAACAGCAGCGCGCCCAGCGGACGCGCAGGTATGCCGCGCGGCGCGAACAGCCAGAGTGAGCCGAGCGTGGCCAGCATCAGCGCCGGCAACGAGACGGC
The DNA window shown above is from Aerosticca soli and carries:
- a CDS encoding MotA/TolQ/ExbB proton channel family protein is translated as MLDILLAGGWAMVPILICSAVALAIVLERCWTLRRKAVLPPGLGEEVRAWARRGQLDPAHLQALAEGSPLGQLLAAALSVRNRPREEIKERIEDTGRHVVHRMERYLTTLGTIALIGPLLGLLGTVIGLIRMFMQVMAGGMADPTRMAGGIGEALICTASGLVVAIPAYVLHRYFRAKVDGYCVEMEQQATLLLDELTAAAPAAPRSRRAAGQEAG